The following are encoded in a window of Microcaecilia unicolor chromosome 14, aMicUni1.1, whole genome shotgun sequence genomic DNA:
- the LOC115457218 gene encoding olfactory receptor 6N1-like: MDAGNWTRVEEFIFVGFSLSREQKILMFMFVLAAYILTLTGDLIIIVLVRVDVCLHTPMYYFISNLCFLGIGYTSTTLPKMLTDLLADTKSICVLCCFIQFYFFFVFGATEHLLLTVMAADRYMAICNPLRYPAVMSLDVCSRLASGCWVACSLALMVPTVGLSQLSFCGPNRINHFFCDFAPLLKLACSDTAATEIVFRIISWSVIISCVVFIAVSYIFIIFTILKIPSTTGRKKAFSTCAAHFVVVFIYFGTVIFIYLRTDTNDSYYVDKVVSVFYSVVTPLLNPIIYSLRNKEVKEALKRSLEKCRHAISDFFNLRKNIS; this comes from the coding sequence atGGATGCTGGCAACTGGACCCGTGTGGAAGAATTCATCTTCGTAGGATTTTCCCTCTCCCGGGAGCAAAAGATTTTAATGTTCATGTTTGTGCTGGCCGCCTACATTCTAACCCTCACTGGGGACCTGATTATTATTGTCCTGGTGAGGGTGGACGTCTGTCTCCATACACCCATGTACTATTTCATCTCCAACCTCTGCTTCTTGGGAATCGGCTACACTTCTACCACTCTTCCCAAGATGCTCACGGACCTACTGGCAGATACCAAGTCCATCTGTGTCCTCTGCTGCTTTATCCAGTTCTATTTCTTCTTCGTCTTTGGAGCCACGGAGCACTTGCTTCTTACGGTGATGGCCGCAGACCGCTACATGGCCATCTGCAACCCACTGCGCTACCCAGCTGTCATGAGTCTGGACGTCTGCAGCAGGCTGGCTTCTGGCTGCTGGGTGGCCTGCAGCTTGGCTCTCATGGTCCCAACCGTTGGCCTGTCCCAGCTTTCCTTCTGCGGCCCCAACAGGATCAACCACTTCTTCTGTGACTTTGCACCCCTATTGAAGCTGGCCTGCTCAGACACAGCTGCCACGGAGATCGTATTCCGTATCATCTCGTGGTCCGTGATCATTAGctgtgttgttttcattgctgtgTCTTATATCTTCATCATCTTCACAATACTGAAGATTCCCTCAACCACCGGGCGCAAGAAGGCTTTCTCCACCTGTGCTGCTCACTTTGTGGTGGTGTTCATATACTTCGGCACTGTCATCTTCATCTATCTGAGAACAGATACTAATGATTCATACTACGTGGACAAAGTGGTGTCTGTCTTCTATTCTGTGGTGACCCCTCTGCTGAACCCCATCATCTATAGCCTCAGGAACAAGGAGGTGAAGGAGGCGCTCAAGAGGTCTTTGGAGAAATGCAGGCATGCAATCTCTGACTTTTTCAACCTGAGGAAAAATATTTCTTGA
- the LOC115457219 gene encoding olfactory receptor 5V1-like — MMRWENRSSVTEFFLLGFSPEYPALQGVLFFLFFLAYVVTLQGNALLFLLTCLEPRLHTPMYFFLANLSFLDVCTSTTTVPRLLVDLLQPRQGISILSCFLQLFLVTALNTTELMLLTVMAYDRYVAVCCPLQYTMIMNRGMCINLATCSWVGGCLHSLIHTLLAARLPFCGSNQVNQFFCNAPQLLELSCADTTINEVALLLTGVALSGFFPVILISYARILAAVQRSRAAGERRGKALSTCASHLMVVVMFYGSAAATCLAGRGGAGSVFYTAITPMLNPIIYSLRNQEVRGAWRKMTGRKGRVT; from the coding sequence ATGATGAGGTGGGAGAACCGAAGTTCAGTGACTGAATTCTTCCTTCTGGGGTTTTCCCCCGAATATCCAGCCCTGCAgggggtcctcttcttcctgttcTTCCTCGCTTATGTGGTTACCCTGCAGGGGaatgcccttctctttctcctcacttGTCTGGAACCTCGTCTCCACACCCCTATGTACTTCTTCCTGGCCAACCTGTCGTTTTTGGATGTTTGCACCTCCACCACCACAGTCCCCAGACTGCTGGTAGACCTTCTTCAACCAAGGCAAGGCATTTCCATACTGAGCTGTTTTCTACAACTCTTCTTGGTGACGGCCTTGAACACCACAGAGCTGATGCTGTTGACGGTGATGGCCTACGACCGCTATGTGGCTGTGTGTTGCCCCTTGCAATATACAATGATCATGAATAGAGGTATGTGCATCAACTTGGCGACCTGCTCCTGGGTCGGTGGCTGTCTGCATTCGTTAATCCATACCCTGCTTGCAGCCCGGTTACCATTCTGTGGGTCCAATCAGGTGAACCAGTTCTTCTGCAATGCACCTCAACTTCTAGAGCTCTCCTGTGCTGACACGACCATCAATGAAGTTGCCCTTCTGCTCACTGGTGTGGCTCTGAGTGGCTTCTTTCCTGTCATCCTTATCTCCTATGCCCGAATCCTGGCCGCTGTACAGAGGAGCCGAGCCGCTGGAGAGAGAAGGGGCAAAGCCTTGTCCACTTGTGCCTCCCACCTTATGGTGGTGGTCATGTTTTACGGCAGTGCAGCTGCCACCTGCCTGGCTGGGAGAGGTGGGGCGGGGTCTGTGTTTTACACAGCAATCACGCCCATGCTGAACCCTATCATTTACAGCCTGAGGAACCAGGAGGTGAGAGGGGCCTGGAGAAAGATGACTGGACGAAAAGGGAGGGTGACCTAA